One window from the genome of Hypanus sabinus isolate sHypSab1 unplaced genomic scaffold, sHypSab1.hap1 scaffold_377, whole genome shotgun sequence encodes:
- the LOC132388672 gene encoding NACHT, LRR and PYD domains-containing protein 3-like: MMEGGVHGVSLALTAENQFSGEEHRKISDLADKGERTDSSKLLLSLVMEKGSRARRVMWETFVKMRIGVPNLDKILKEIQIYGCDPSHRPISTQHLLKVLSELKDVQQKHKETLRAQTETLRVNTILMREKVKVFQLVDRYAELTVISTVRDRTLVEHELLARGRDHEEWREKHLCGELEKVRTDQLFQNSFSQSKSKSGSSAAVAGVAGIGKTTMVQKIVYDWATGKIYQQFQFVFSFKFRDLNSINCRINLKELILGQYPYFGNILREVWKNPEGSLFIFDGLDEFNDQINFSDSRRDTETRYTCTDPEFKCKVSDIVYGLIQHKLLPGCSVLVTTRPAALHLLEKAEISTKAEILGFSGEERKEYFIRHFEDQMVAEAVFKHVKENEILYTMSYNPSYCWILALALGPFFTQIDRDKQRVPKTITQLYSYYICNILKNHGREIENPREVLLRVGQMAYRGVSERKIVFTGGDLINYNLQPSQFLSGFLMELLEREDSARSVVYTFPHLTIQEFVAAVAQFLMPDGRDIMKLLTEAHCVKDGRFEGIKS, translated from the exons ATGATGGAAGGTggggtgcacggagtgagcctggcgttaacggccgagaatcagttcagcggagaggaacatcgg aaaatctctgatctcgctgataagggagagcggacggacagttctaaactcctcctgagcctggtgatggagaaaggctcccgcgcccggagggtgatgtgggaaacctttgtcAAAATGCGGATTGGCGTCCCAAATttggacaaaatactgaaggaaatacagatatatg gttGTGATCCTTCCCATCGACCAATTTCCACTCAACATTTACTAAAGGTTCTCAgtgagctgaaag atgttcaacagaaacacaaggagactctgcgggcacaaactgaaacactgagagtgaacacgatcctgatgagggagaaggtgaaggttttccagctggttgatcgatacgctgagctcacggtcatttctactgttcgagatcggacactggtggaacatgagctgctggcaagaggcagagaccacgaggagtggagagagaaacatctctGCGGAGAGCTGGAAAAAGTCCGGACTGATCAGTTGTTCCAGAACAGCTTTTCCCagagtaaatccaaatctgggagttctgcagcagtggctggagtcgcggggatcgggaaaacaacaatggtacaaaagattgtttatgactgggccacggggaaaatataccaacagttccaatttgtcttcagtttcaaattccgggatttaaactccattaactgtcgaataaacctgaaggaactgattctgggtcagtatccttactttgggaatatcctgagagaggtctggaagaacccagagggatcgctgtttatatttgatggtttggatgaattcaatgacCAAATTAATTTTTCTGACAGTCGGAGAGACACGGAAACTCGTTAcacatgcacagatcctgaattcaagtgcaaggtgtctgacattgtgtacggtttaatccagcacaagctgctcccagggtgttcagtgctggtgaccacccgtcccgctgcgttacatttattggaaaaggctgagATCAGTACCaaagctgaaatcctgggattttctggtgaggaacggaaggaatattttatCAGACATTTCGAAGATCAGATGGTGGcagaagctgttttcaaacacgtgaaggagaacgagatcctgtacaccatgagctacaacccctcctactgctggatcctcgctctggcactgggccccttcttcacacaaatcGACAGGGACaagcagcgagttcccaagaccatcacccaactgtactcctactatatttgcaatatcctgaaaaaccacggccgtgagattgagaacccccgtgaagttttactcagggttggtcagatggcctacagaggagtgtccgagaggaagattgtgtttacaggtggagatttgatcaactacaatctgcagccttcccagttcctgtccgggttcctgatggagcttttggagagagaggattctgcccggagcgtggtgtacacattcccacacctcaccatccaagagtttgtagctgcagtcgcacaattcctgatgCCAGATGGCAGAGATATtatgaaactcctcactgaagcccactgCGTGAAGGATGGAcggtttgag ggaataaagtcctaa